The proteins below come from a single Pieris brassicae chromosome 1, ilPieBrab1.1, whole genome shotgun sequence genomic window:
- the LOC123709616 gene encoding protein bric-a-brac 1-like isoform X3, producing MGSEHYCLRWNNHQSNLLGVFSQLLQDESLVDVTLACSEGASIRAHKVVLSACSSYFRSLFVDHPSRHPIVILKDVGLEELRTLVDFMYKGEVNVQYCQLPALLKTAESLQVKGLAEMTTLSAAGVDARNVSEPMEESTAQNTSECTESQDRLHERESRDKDERHDIKEPREREKDIRESRGILEPRDLRESRGEKERESRELMRDREPRESRETRDHREIRDGRESRELRELRDAREGPETSPPRISPLLSVRRFRTESSVETLTPTHPPILKDEPPDEPMRSLSPEDDSVSIRSNGASESIGINMTINSHSSLASRYSPVEQRLSVLNTLPHPGLPLHSHTSLPSPRNEPIAGPSGLPPVQQVPLSLKKEVDWDRSNEDKGGGEPSASDYRLQHESEYEGPGRGRIEEGERAYPCIHCGAAFPHQSKLTRHILTTHTLDTLKYRDAILGRPLGLPMIGQFSEPTYLSMPTEETPIDLDIGPVEPGNVVLCKFCGKSFPDVSSLIAHLPVHTGDRPFKCEFCGKAFKLRHHMKDHCRVHTGERPFRCVLCGKTFSRSTILKAHEKTHYPKYARKFLSPSPVDTEEESPHQ from the exons ATGGGAAGTGAGCACTATTGCCTGAGGTGGAACAATCATCAGAGCAACCTGCTGGGAGTATTCAGCCAGTTGTTGCAAGACGAAAGCTTAGTGGACGTCACACTCGCGTGCTCAGAGGGTGCCTCCATACGGGCTCATAAG GTGGTACTGTCTGCTTGTTCATCGTATTTCCGTTCGCTATTCGTGGATCATCCTTCGCGCCATCCTATAGTGATCCTTAAGGACGTAGGTTTGGAAGAACTCCGAACACTCGTCGACTTCATGTATAAGGGCGAGGTCAACGTCCAGTATTGCCAACTCCCTGCTCTCCTCAAAACTGCTGAGAGCCTTCAG GTAAAAGGATTAGCTGAGATGACTACATTAAGTGCTGCGGGTGTGGACGCTAGGAATGTTTCGGAACCGATGGAGGAATCTACAGCACAAAATACAAGCGAATGTACCGAGTCGCAGGACAGACTGCATGAAAGAGAATCTCGCGATAAAGATGAGAGACACGATATAAAAGAACCCCGAGAAAGAGAAAAAGACATACGAGAAAGTAGAGGTATACTTGAACCCAGAGATTTGCGGGAATCGAGGGGGGAAAAGGAACGAGAGTCCCGCGAGTTAATGAGAGATAGAGAACCCCGGGAATCAAGAGAGACCCGGGACCATAGAGAAATACGAGACGGAAGGGAGTCTCGTGAGTTGCGAGAGTTACGCGATGCCAGAGAGGGACCTGAGACTTCACCTCCTAGAATATCTCCTCTGCTATCTGTGCGTAGATTTAGAACGGAATCATCCGTTGAAACATTGACGCCTACGCATCCCCCGATACTTAAAGATGAACCCCCGGACGAACCTATGAGATCGTTGTCACCAGAAGATGACTCGGTTTCAATACGATCAAACGGAGCAAGTGAAAGTATTG GTATTAACATGACAATAAATAGTCACAGCAGCCTGGCTTCAAGATATTCACCTGTTGAACAGAGATTGAGTGTCCTAAATACATTGCCACATCCAGGGCTGCCGCTCCATTCTCACACATCCTTGCCAAGTCCAAGAAATGAGCCCATTGCTGGACCATCTGGGCTGCCACCTGTTCAACAAGTACCATTA TCATTGAAGAAAGAAGTAGATTGGGACCGAAGTAATGAAGACAAGGGTGGTGGAGAACCTTCAGCTTCAGATTATCGACTGCAGCATGAATCG GAGTATGAGGGGCCCGGTAGGGGGAGAATTGAGGAGGGAGAGAGGGCTTATCCATGCATACATTGCGGCGCGGCCTTCCCACACCAGAGCAAATTGACCCGCCACATACTGACCACGCACACGTTAGACACGTTAAAATACCGGGACGCCATTTTGGGCCGGCCGTTGGGGCTGCCAATGATAGGACAGTTTAGTGAACCGACGTATTTGAGCATGCCGACTGAAGAAACACCCATCGATCTGGATATAGGACCCGTGGAGCCTGGAAACGTGGTCCTGTGCAAGTTTTGCGGCAAAAGCTTTCCCGACGTGTCGTCACTTATAGCACATCTCCCCGTACATACAGGAGATCGGCCATTTAAATGTGAATTTTGCGGCAAGGCGTTTAAATTAAGGCATCATATGAAGGACCATTGTCGAGTGCACACAG GAGAGCGTCCGTTTCGATGCGTCCTGTGCGGTAAAACGTTCTCGCGGTCCACAATATTGAAGGCGCATGAAAAGACTCACTATCCAAAGTACGCTAGGAAGTTTCTGTCGCCGAGTCCGGTCGACACGGAAGAGGAGAGCCCACATCAATGA
- the LOC123709616 gene encoding oocyte zinc finger protein XlCOF22-like isoform X4 — MTINSHSSLASRYSPVEQRLSVLNTLPHPGLPLHSHTSLPSPRNEPIAGPSGLPPVQQVPLSLKKEVDWDRSNEDKGGGEPSASDYRLQHESMCLDMSCGAPGIPSPIPPRSPTAIPLWSPLLALQACRIRRYLSDDCMTYQNRHLLHSERRRCGVCLASFPSTWLLERHAALQHASQTACEDKPFVCEQCGQSYRYRSAYVKHREQNHRARLPADKLFTCDVCGMQFRYLKSFKKHRLNHTLERLHTKNTDPPEEPVSSTNEVLIGQCGEMDLSLKKRNRNESTKSPPIEVIGDAEQDSTVDSNGATDSIVTVDDSTDCRNSSADSEIRRDEDAAPEERKRVPVSFASISSMADSSESESRGDGSKIETSSAHSGILGFLQNDDRQRDRERRFACPFCGKCVRSKENLKLHVRKHTGERPFVCLFCGRAFGGKSDLTRHLRIHTGERPYHCEACGKCFARADYLSKHLTTHVHNAR; from the exons ATGACAATAAATAGTCACAGCAGCCTGGCTTCAAGATATTCACCTGTTGAACAGAGATTGAGTGTCCTAAATACATTGCCACATCCAGGGCTGCCGCTCCATTCTCACACATCCTTGCCAAGTCCAAGAAATGAGCCCATTGCTGGACCATCTGGGCTGCCACCTGTTCAACAAGTACCATTA TCATTGAAGAAAGAAGTAGATTGGGACCGAAGTAATGAAGACAAGGGTGGTGGAGAACCTTCAGCTTCAGATTATCGACTGCAGCATGAATCG ATGTGTTTGGACATGTCTTGCGGTGCGCCTGGCATCCCTAGTCCGATCCCACCGCGCAGCCCTACCGCCATCCCGCTGTGGTCGCCACTGCTTGCGTTACAGGCTTGCCGAATCCGAAGGTATCTTAGCGATGATTGTATGACTTATCAAAATCGTCACCTTCTTCATTCTGAACGGCGTAGGTGCGGCGTATGCCTCGCGTCCTTCCCTTCAACTTGGTTACTTGAAAGACACGCTGCACTACAACATGCTTCGCAAACAGCTTGTGAAGATAAGCCATTCGTTTGTGAACAGTGCGGACAAAGTTACAGGTATAGATCCGCTTATGTGAAGCATCGTGAACAAAATCACCGAGCGAGGCTGCCGGCGGATAAGTTATTTACATGTGATGTCTGCGGCATGCAATTTAGATACCTTAAATCTTTCAAAAAACATCGTCTCAATCACACCTTGGAGAGGCTTCACACTAAGAACACTGACCCTCCAGAAGAACCAGTGTCTAGCACCAATGAAGTCTTAATAGGACAATGTGGGGAAATGGATTTATCTCTCAAAAAGAGAAACAGAAATGAATCCACAAAAAGCCCGCCTATTGAAGTTATAGGTGATGCGGAACAAGATAGCACCGTGGATTCCAATGGCGCCACTGATTCAATCGTTACAGTCGATGACTCCACTGACTGTCGAAACTCCAGTGCTGATAGTGAAATTAGAAGAGATGAGGATGCTGCCCCCGAAGAAAGAAAACGGGTTCCCGTTTCGTTCGCCAGCATTAGCTCTATGGCGGACAGCTCTGAAAGCGAATCGAGAGGTGACGGTAGCAAAATTGAGACATCCAGTGCACATTCAGGTATCCTTGGATTTTTGCAAAACGATGACAGACAAAGAGATAGGGAGAGAAGATTTGCGTGCCCCTTTTGTGGCAAATGCGTCAGGTCGaaagaaaatttgaaattgCACGTACGAAAGCACACTGGGGAGCGTCCGTTTGTGTGTCTATTTTGTGGAAGGGCTTTTGGTGGAAAGAGCGATTTGACCCGTCACCTGCGTATACACACGGGTGAGCGACCCTATCACTGCGAAGCGTGCGGGAAGTGCTTTGCGCGAGCTGACTATCTCTCGAAGCATCTCACCACACACGTCCACAACGCACGTTAA
- the LOC123709616 gene encoding uncharacterized protein LOC123709616 isoform X2, whose protein sequence is MGSEHYCLRWNNHQSNLLGVFSQLLQDESLVDVTLACSEGASIRAHKVVLSACSSYFRSLFVDHPSRHPIVILKDVGLEELRTLVDFMYKGEVNVQYCQLPALLKTAESLQVKGLAEMTTLSAAGVDARNVSEPMEESTAQNTSECTESQDRLHERESRDKDERHDIKEPREREKDIRESRGILEPRDLRESRGEKERESRELMRDREPRESRETRDHREIRDGRESRELRELRDAREGPETSPPRISPLLSVRRFRTESSVETLTPTHPPILKDEPPDEPMRSLSPEDDSVSIRSNGASESIGINMTINSHSSLASRYSPVEQRLSVLNTLPHPGLPLHSHTSLPSPRNEPIAGPSGLPPVQQVPLSLKKEVDWDRSNEDKGGGEPSASDYRLQHESMCLDMSCGAPGIPSPIPPRSPTAIPLWSPLLALQACRIRRYLSDDCMTYQNRHLLHSERRRCGVCLASFPSTWLLERHAALQHASQTACEDKPFVCEQCGQSYRYRSAYVKHREQNHRARLPADKLFTCDVCGMQFRYLKSFKKHRLNHTLERLHTKNTDPPEEPVSSTNEVLIGQCGEMDLSLKKRNRNESTKSPPIEVIGDAEQDSTVDSNGATDSIVTVDDSTDCRNSSADSEIRRDEDAAPEERKRVPVSFASISSMADSSESESRGDGSKIETSSAHSGILGFLQNDDRQRDRERRFACPFCGKCVRSKENLKLHVRKHTGERPFVCLFCGRAFGGKSDLTRHLRIHTGERPYHCEACGKCFARADYLSKHLTTHVHNAR, encoded by the exons ATGGGAAGTGAGCACTATTGCCTGAGGTGGAACAATCATCAGAGCAACCTGCTGGGAGTATTCAGCCAGTTGTTGCAAGACGAAAGCTTAGTGGACGTCACACTCGCGTGCTCAGAGGGTGCCTCCATACGGGCTCATAAG GTGGTACTGTCTGCTTGTTCATCGTATTTCCGTTCGCTATTCGTGGATCATCCTTCGCGCCATCCTATAGTGATCCTTAAGGACGTAGGTTTGGAAGAACTCCGAACACTCGTCGACTTCATGTATAAGGGCGAGGTCAACGTCCAGTATTGCCAACTCCCTGCTCTCCTCAAAACTGCTGAGAGCCTTCAG GTAAAAGGATTAGCTGAGATGACTACATTAAGTGCTGCGGGTGTGGACGCTAGGAATGTTTCGGAACCGATGGAGGAATCTACAGCACAAAATACAAGCGAATGTACCGAGTCGCAGGACAGACTGCATGAAAGAGAATCTCGCGATAAAGATGAGAGACACGATATAAAAGAACCCCGAGAAAGAGAAAAAGACATACGAGAAAGTAGAGGTATACTTGAACCCAGAGATTTGCGGGAATCGAGGGGGGAAAAGGAACGAGAGTCCCGCGAGTTAATGAGAGATAGAGAACCCCGGGAATCAAGAGAGACCCGGGACCATAGAGAAATACGAGACGGAAGGGAGTCTCGTGAGTTGCGAGAGTTACGCGATGCCAGAGAGGGACCTGAGACTTCACCTCCTAGAATATCTCCTCTGCTATCTGTGCGTAGATTTAGAACGGAATCATCCGTTGAAACATTGACGCCTACGCATCCCCCGATACTTAAAGATGAACCCCCGGACGAACCTATGAGATCGTTGTCACCAGAAGATGACTCGGTTTCAATACGATCAAACGGAGCAAGTGAAAGTATTG GTATTAACATGACAATAAATAGTCACAGCAGCCTGGCTTCAAGATATTCACCTGTTGAACAGAGATTGAGTGTCCTAAATACATTGCCACATCCAGGGCTGCCGCTCCATTCTCACACATCCTTGCCAAGTCCAAGAAATGAGCCCATTGCTGGACCATCTGGGCTGCCACCTGTTCAACAAGTACCATTA TCATTGAAGAAAGAAGTAGATTGGGACCGAAGTAATGAAGACAAGGGTGGTGGAGAACCTTCAGCTTCAGATTATCGACTGCAGCATGAATCG ATGTGTTTGGACATGTCTTGCGGTGCGCCTGGCATCCCTAGTCCGATCCCACCGCGCAGCCCTACCGCCATCCCGCTGTGGTCGCCACTGCTTGCGTTACAGGCTTGCCGAATCCGAAGGTATCTTAGCGATGATTGTATGACTTATCAAAATCGTCACCTTCTTCATTCTGAACGGCGTAGGTGCGGCGTATGCCTCGCGTCCTTCCCTTCAACTTGGTTACTTGAAAGACACGCTGCACTACAACATGCTTCGCAAACAGCTTGTGAAGATAAGCCATTCGTTTGTGAACAGTGCGGACAAAGTTACAGGTATAGATCCGCTTATGTGAAGCATCGTGAACAAAATCACCGAGCGAGGCTGCCGGCGGATAAGTTATTTACATGTGATGTCTGCGGCATGCAATTTAGATACCTTAAATCTTTCAAAAAACATCGTCTCAATCACACCTTGGAGAGGCTTCACACTAAGAACACTGACCCTCCAGAAGAACCAGTGTCTAGCACCAATGAAGTCTTAATAGGACAATGTGGGGAAATGGATTTATCTCTCAAAAAGAGAAACAGAAATGAATCCACAAAAAGCCCGCCTATTGAAGTTATAGGTGATGCGGAACAAGATAGCACCGTGGATTCCAATGGCGCCACTGATTCAATCGTTACAGTCGATGACTCCACTGACTGTCGAAACTCCAGTGCTGATAGTGAAATTAGAAGAGATGAGGATGCTGCCCCCGAAGAAAGAAAACGGGTTCCCGTTTCGTTCGCCAGCATTAGCTCTATGGCGGACAGCTCTGAAAGCGAATCGAGAGGTGACGGTAGCAAAATTGAGACATCCAGTGCACATTCAGGTATCCTTGGATTTTTGCAAAACGATGACAGACAAAGAGATAGGGAGAGAAGATTTGCGTGCCCCTTTTGTGGCAAATGCGTCAGGTCGaaagaaaatttgaaattgCACGTACGAAAGCACACTGGGGAGCGTCCGTTTGTGTGTCTATTTTGTGGAAGGGCTTTTGGTGGAAAGAGCGATTTGACCCGTCACCTGCGTATACACACGGGTGAGCGACCCTATCACTGCGAAGCGTGCGGGAAGTGCTTTGCGCGAGCTGACTATCTCTCGAAGCATCTCACCACACACGTCCACAACGCACGTTAA
- the LOC123709616 gene encoding uncharacterized protein LOC123709616 isoform X1 translates to MKIKKKISISAEGASSDMGSEHYCLRWNNHQSNLLGVFSQLLQDESLVDVTLACSEGASIRAHKVVLSACSSYFRSLFVDHPSRHPIVILKDVGLEELRTLVDFMYKGEVNVQYCQLPALLKTAESLQVKGLAEMTTLSAAGVDARNVSEPMEESTAQNTSECTESQDRLHERESRDKDERHDIKEPREREKDIRESRGILEPRDLRESRGEKERESRELMRDREPRESRETRDHREIRDGRESRELRELRDAREGPETSPPRISPLLSVRRFRTESSVETLTPTHPPILKDEPPDEPMRSLSPEDDSVSIRSNGASESIGINMTINSHSSLASRYSPVEQRLSVLNTLPHPGLPLHSHTSLPSPRNEPIAGPSGLPPVQQVPLSLKKEVDWDRSNEDKGGGEPSASDYRLQHESMCLDMSCGAPGIPSPIPPRSPTAIPLWSPLLALQACRIRRYLSDDCMTYQNRHLLHSERRRCGVCLASFPSTWLLERHAALQHASQTACEDKPFVCEQCGQSYRYRSAYVKHREQNHRARLPADKLFTCDVCGMQFRYLKSFKKHRLNHTLERLHTKNTDPPEEPVSSTNEVLIGQCGEMDLSLKKRNRNESTKSPPIEVIGDAEQDSTVDSNGATDSIVTVDDSTDCRNSSADSEIRRDEDAAPEERKRVPVSFASISSMADSSESESRGDGSKIETSSAHSGILGFLQNDDRQRDRERRFACPFCGKCVRSKENLKLHVRKHTGERPFVCLFCGRAFGGKSDLTRHLRIHTGERPYHCEACGKCFARADYLSKHLTTHVHNAR, encoded by the exons atgaaaattaagaaaaaaatctcaATTTCAGCGGAGGGAGCTAGCTCAGACATGGGAAGTGAGCACTATTGCCTGAGGTGGAACAATCATCAGAGCAACCTGCTGGGAGTATTCAGCCAGTTGTTGCAAGACGAAAGCTTAGTGGACGTCACACTCGCGTGCTCAGAGGGTGCCTCCATACGGGCTCATAAG GTGGTACTGTCTGCTTGTTCATCGTATTTCCGTTCGCTATTCGTGGATCATCCTTCGCGCCATCCTATAGTGATCCTTAAGGACGTAGGTTTGGAAGAACTCCGAACACTCGTCGACTTCATGTATAAGGGCGAGGTCAACGTCCAGTATTGCCAACTCCCTGCTCTCCTCAAAACTGCTGAGAGCCTTCAG GTAAAAGGATTAGCTGAGATGACTACATTAAGTGCTGCGGGTGTGGACGCTAGGAATGTTTCGGAACCGATGGAGGAATCTACAGCACAAAATACAAGCGAATGTACCGAGTCGCAGGACAGACTGCATGAAAGAGAATCTCGCGATAAAGATGAGAGACACGATATAAAAGAACCCCGAGAAAGAGAAAAAGACATACGAGAAAGTAGAGGTATACTTGAACCCAGAGATTTGCGGGAATCGAGGGGGGAAAAGGAACGAGAGTCCCGCGAGTTAATGAGAGATAGAGAACCCCGGGAATCAAGAGAGACCCGGGACCATAGAGAAATACGAGACGGAAGGGAGTCTCGTGAGTTGCGAGAGTTACGCGATGCCAGAGAGGGACCTGAGACTTCACCTCCTAGAATATCTCCTCTGCTATCTGTGCGTAGATTTAGAACGGAATCATCCGTTGAAACATTGACGCCTACGCATCCCCCGATACTTAAAGATGAACCCCCGGACGAACCTATGAGATCGTTGTCACCAGAAGATGACTCGGTTTCAATACGATCAAACGGAGCAAGTGAAAGTATTG GTATTAACATGACAATAAATAGTCACAGCAGCCTGGCTTCAAGATATTCACCTGTTGAACAGAGATTGAGTGTCCTAAATACATTGCCACATCCAGGGCTGCCGCTCCATTCTCACACATCCTTGCCAAGTCCAAGAAATGAGCCCATTGCTGGACCATCTGGGCTGCCACCTGTTCAACAAGTACCATTA TCATTGAAGAAAGAAGTAGATTGGGACCGAAGTAATGAAGACAAGGGTGGTGGAGAACCTTCAGCTTCAGATTATCGACTGCAGCATGAATCG ATGTGTTTGGACATGTCTTGCGGTGCGCCTGGCATCCCTAGTCCGATCCCACCGCGCAGCCCTACCGCCATCCCGCTGTGGTCGCCACTGCTTGCGTTACAGGCTTGCCGAATCCGAAGGTATCTTAGCGATGATTGTATGACTTATCAAAATCGTCACCTTCTTCATTCTGAACGGCGTAGGTGCGGCGTATGCCTCGCGTCCTTCCCTTCAACTTGGTTACTTGAAAGACACGCTGCACTACAACATGCTTCGCAAACAGCTTGTGAAGATAAGCCATTCGTTTGTGAACAGTGCGGACAAAGTTACAGGTATAGATCCGCTTATGTGAAGCATCGTGAACAAAATCACCGAGCGAGGCTGCCGGCGGATAAGTTATTTACATGTGATGTCTGCGGCATGCAATTTAGATACCTTAAATCTTTCAAAAAACATCGTCTCAATCACACCTTGGAGAGGCTTCACACTAAGAACACTGACCCTCCAGAAGAACCAGTGTCTAGCACCAATGAAGTCTTAATAGGACAATGTGGGGAAATGGATTTATCTCTCAAAAAGAGAAACAGAAATGAATCCACAAAAAGCCCGCCTATTGAAGTTATAGGTGATGCGGAACAAGATAGCACCGTGGATTCCAATGGCGCCACTGATTCAATCGTTACAGTCGATGACTCCACTGACTGTCGAAACTCCAGTGCTGATAGTGAAATTAGAAGAGATGAGGATGCTGCCCCCGAAGAAAGAAAACGGGTTCCCGTTTCGTTCGCCAGCATTAGCTCTATGGCGGACAGCTCTGAAAGCGAATCGAGAGGTGACGGTAGCAAAATTGAGACATCCAGTGCACATTCAGGTATCCTTGGATTTTTGCAAAACGATGACAGACAAAGAGATAGGGAGAGAAGATTTGCGTGCCCCTTTTGTGGCAAATGCGTCAGGTCGaaagaaaatttgaaattgCACGTACGAAAGCACACTGGGGAGCGTCCGTTTGTGTGTCTATTTTGTGGAAGGGCTTTTGGTGGAAAGAGCGATTTGACCCGTCACCTGCGTATACACACGGGTGAGCGACCCTATCACTGCGAAGCGTGCGGGAAGTGCTTTGCGCGAGCTGACTATCTCTCGAAGCATCTCACCACACACGTCCACAACGCACGTTAA